ATCAATGGGGAAAACACGGTGATACCAGCACACATAAGTGGAGCAGCATAGGATGATGGCAAGTCTTCTGGGATTGCAAACACGAATTTTTCATCAGCAATGGAGTGTGAAGAGTAACCACCTTGAGTGATGTAGTCGTTTGATCTGACATCTTTGGAGTTGTATGTTGCTGCGAATTGTTTACAGTATTGTTCGTTGTCGGAGTTACATCTGTTGCATCCACGACATGAGGAAGAGCCTGCACCAATTCCAACACGGTCTCCAACTTTGAATTCGGTTACTTCATCACCTACTGCAATGACCTCACCAATGATTTCGTGACCAACAACCAAGTTTTCTCTTTGAATTGGGGACCAATTGGCTGCTAACGTGTGAATATCCGAGTAGCACAAACCACACACTTCGttcttcaaaacaacatcatGTGGGTTGATCTGCTTTCTTTCGAATGATGCCAACTTTGGTttgttccaattttttgGATCAGAAACAGCGAATCCTTGAAAGGTGTCTGGTACGGCTTTGGTCATTTTTTAGCGTGAATTTATAAAttgattgtgattgatttgaGAATGAGCTTatagaaaagaaatcagcCCATATTTATATACTCTGGACGAAGTTCTATGCAGTTGAGTGGCAATGATGCAAANNNNNNNNNNNNNNNNNNNNNNNNNNNNNNNNNNNNNNNNNNNNNNNNNNNNNNNNNNNNNNNNNNNNNNNNNNNNNNNNNNNNNNNNNNNNNNNNNNNNNNNNNNNNNNNNNNNNNNNNNNNNNNNNNNNNNNNNNNNNNNNNNNNNNNNNNNNNNNNNNNNNNNNNNNNNNNNNNNNNNNNNNNNNNNNNNNNNNNNNNNNNNNNNNNNNNNNNNNNNNNNNNNNNNNNNNNNNNNNNNNNNNNNNNNNNNNNNNNNNNNNNNNNNNNNNNNNNNNNNNNNNNNNNNNNNNNNNNNNNNNNNNNNNNNNNNNNNNNNNNNNNNNNNNNNNNNNNNNNNNNNNNNNNNNNNNNNNNNNNNNNNNNNNNNNNNNNNNNNNNNNNNNNNNNNNNNNNNNNNNNNNNNNNNNNNNNNNNNNNNNNNNNNNNNNNNNNNNNNNNNNNNNNNNNNNNNNNNNNNNNNNNNNNNNNNNNNNNNNNNNNNNNNNNNNNNNNNNNNNNNNNNNNNNNNNNNNNNNNNNNNNNNNNNNNNNNNNNNNNNNNNNNNNNNNNNNNNNNNNNNNNNNNNNNNNNNNNNNNNNNNNNNNNNNNNNNNNNNNNNNNNNNNNNNNNNNNNNNNNNNNNNNNNNNNNNNNNNNNNNNNNNNNNNNNNNNNNNNNNNNNNNNNNNNNNNNNNNNNNNNNNNNNNNNNNNNNNNNNNNNNNNNNNNNNNNNNNNNNNNNNNNNNNNNNNNNNNNNNNNNNNNNNNNNNNNNNNNNNNNNNNNNNNNNNNNNNNNNNNNNNNNNNNNNNNNNNNNNNNNNNNNNNNNNNNNNNNNNNNNNNNNNNNNNNNNNNNNNNNNNNNNNNNNNNNNNNNNNNNNNNNNNNNNNNNNNNNNNNNNNNNNNNNNNNNNNNNNNNNNNNNNNNNNNNNNNNNNNNNNNNNNNNNNNNNNNNNNNNNNNNNNNNNNNNNNNNNNNNNNNNNNNNNNNNNNNNNNNNNNNNNNNNNNNNNNNNNNNNNTTGTTATGTCAACTTTGAAATCggattacacaaaaataagATTATCCGAAAAAGACTTTAAACGGCATCGGttaaatttttgacaaaCGACGAACCGAGGAATCATATGGGGAGGAAATAAAAGTCATAATGATCAACTAGTGACCCTAATTGATACATGTTTATCAAGAGGCGCTTAGATAGTTAAAACCTTATCTTGACCAATAAGTAGGACGGGCTAATCGTTTATTGTTTGGCATTCAATTAACTAATCTGGAAATGATAAGCGtgaatcttttgtttttatgCTTTCAAGTGCTATTGCAAGTGCAGCGGATAAAGGTTTCGATTACCCCTGATGCATATTTTTTTCGGCATTTCTGTATCAGGAAATAGCGAGAATTGAACGAGCCTTGCCTTTCGGTGACTTTCGGTACGTACTTGTTCTTTGACAACAATCCAAGTTCCTTTTTCTTATAACGAACTCACAGACATGTCTCAATCGAACCAGTGATCAATCGTATCTAATATCGCCATACAAAGTTTTATTCTAAATCATATAATATTCGGAACCTATACGAATTTTGAATTCTAATTACATTCAACTCAACGTAAAAACTTTCCCTCCTTGATGTTTTCTACGAAGTGGCCAGCCAAGCTCCAGCTACTTCTTCTCCTATCTCAAAAAAATCTcaatctttcttttctggATAACTTTCCACTTCCAAATCTTCGGGGTCTATTTCACAAACAAGACCAGCTTTTCTCCTCTCATCTCTAATTTGCAAATATGCGATTGCTCCAACGACAAATATAGTAGCCGCAGCAGAGCTGATAAGCGCAATTGCACCATTACGGAATTGGGGTGCGGTATCAGCTGCAAAAAACACAATTGACCACCATGAATTCATTGTGTTTCCCATCATATTCATGGAACTAATCACAATTGCTCGTTCTTGCAAATCATCTGCACATACAACATTTGCCCAACTAAAGGAGATAGTCTGTGCAGCATACGAAACACCGTCCAAGTATTGGGCAACAAACACGTACCCTTTTGTAAATGGTTTAGCGATTTGGAGGATTGGTGAAATTAACACAAGAACCGCAGTTATCATCGATACATGCCAATGTTGCCTTCCATTACCCACATTCTTTACATAGTAAGCCGCAGCACCTGTTGACAATGCACCAACAGCAAACACCCCCATAGGGAAATGATTACGATCAGCAATAGGATAGTCGTAATATTGCAACCAAAGCGCAAATACACTAttagttgcaaaagattCATTGATGGCACCAACAATCCACAACATTCCAAACAAATACCAATGCCAACTACCAAAAACACGAGCAAAAACATCCCAGCCAAACTTGTGATGTTTTGGTTTGACCAATCTCTCTAATGCCATTGCATGCTCTTCCTCAGTAAAATAAAATGGCTTACCAATATCTGGTGCATCCGGGAAAAATATGAAGCCGTAGATGACAATAGGAAAACTGCACATGAAATCCATGATAAACAATACTCTCCAACTTGCTAATCCATGCCACCCATTCATATGCTCATGAATGGCGGCTTGAGGAACTCCTGAAAATATCTGTCCAACTAAACCACTTGACGTGAACACAAATGTACGAAGAACCAAATCTCTACTATTAGTATAGTAGGATCCCAAGATCAAGTGCACACCACCAAATATACAACTTTCAAACATTCCTTGAATAAATCTTATAACGCAAATTTGCCAGAAATAATTCACTTTGTACTACCCAAGGTGAGGAGGGACCAAGCACTTGCACAAAACGTCAACCAATAACGGGGTCTgatcttcaacaaaatcaaattgtgaGGAATCATAGTTATAATGTAACCAATGTAAAaaatggtgttgatgacattgaaaTCTTTACCACTCAAGTTCAACTCTTCTCTCATCCCAGACACATAAGCATTAGCAATGTTTGCACGGTCAAGATAGTTAACCCAGTAAAGAAGACATACATATGTGAGCACAAAAGTGTCAAGTTTGAACAAGTATCGTCTTTCTTTGGGATCGGATGGTGGAACACCCCAAAGTGCATTACGAACTGTTCTGAGCGGTTTGAGTATCGTCTGCTTCATTGCAATCGTTGGGAAAAGCGATGTaaatattttggaaaattcttcaacttaGCAGATGCTGCCCATCCCGTCCAGCTTTATACCTTGATGTCCCCTTCGTGAAGTTTGTGGAGAGTCGCTTGAATCGTCATATTTGATCCAGGATTTTTGGCGATCACCTTGTGCCGCCCTTAATCCAGGTTATCTCGAAAATATGCCTATTTGCAAGTGAATCACAAGATCCATTTCCACTCTTGGCAACAAGCGCTCTGGTCAtattttttgcaaatttgGAAGTTCATTATTATTTTCTGCTCTTGGAAATATAATAAATATCACCTATCCTTCTATTGAACCCTCGGTCTCATTGCACCTGATCATCAATCCCAAAGAGGCAATTAGCGCGGTTTAATTGAAACATGAtctcaatttggtttgCGAAGGGGCGGGTAGTATTGTTTCCCTCCTTCTAAAAACGACAAGCACGGCGTGTACTGTATGTAGTGAAGCGCTTCCGATGGAGTAACACAGCGAAATTTATTCGAAACATTTAGTTTTCTAATTACATACTAAAGAAGATCGCCAAAGCTAAACGAAAGGCACGAAGTACACTGATCTTGACGCGTCAGCAACATCTGGAATCGTGGCTAAGTCTTGTATTCCATAAATCTGCGTCATCATTAACCGTCATTTAAAAATAAGATATGCAATCACATCGTTAACTTTCCAGGCAATGTGTCAGGCCAGACGGAAACGCAAATGATATGAAAAATGATTACGAAGTAACAGAAACCTTGAGGACAATAACTAACACAAATTCTCTTATCACCTTTGAAGAataccaaaatcaaaaattttagCACCTATGATATAATCGAGAATGCTAAACTCAAAACCTAAGAAATAGTCCTTAGTTTCTTGCTTCACTCCAGGGTAAAAAtataaattgttgaaacgTTGTGTATGAACACACCCTTCTACTGGTTTAGCTCCATTAAGCATGTTTTCAATCCACGTCCATGCCGCAGCAGCACCAACGATTTGCTGTCCCACATGAGCCGTTAATAAATCTTCTGCAAACTCCAACGATTTGATTCCCCAGGAACACCATTGCTTGGGTATGTGTCGCGGACCAGTTATTGGTacaatttcatccaatAGGCCGTTGTAGAGGAATATTGGAATTTGTGGCAGAAaagtttgattcaaatgaCAAACACAGTTATCTTGAATAATTTTCCCAATGATTTTATCATTACGCAAGTCAAACCCGCGAGGAAATATGCGGTCACCTCCTTGAAAAAAGCTTCGAAAGCGGAAGAAGTTTAAACCTCCCGCAAAACAACGTTCTGAACCTTGTTTAAAATACTCCATATGCTGTGGATCAACATTTTCGCTGATAACTTGCTTAAACTCTTGATACTCATTGGATAAACCATGAAGAGCCAAAGGAATCAATCCCGCAAAAAAACCTCCATCGGTGATTTCAGCTGTAGCTGTTATATTTGTGACAAATCCTCCCAATGCACAGCCCAATaagttttgtttcaactcAGGAGCATAAGTTGATTGCAAACTCGCGGCCCAACCTGATGCAATACTGCCTCCTGAATACCCCCATAAAACAACCTTTGCCGAAGATTCAATACCGGTAGTAccttttgattttaatgCAGCTCTCACCCCATCTAGAACTGCATATCCCAGCTGTCGACCAGCTACAAAGCTGGAGCTGAATCCTTCGTAATCGGAACTGATTACATAGTATCCTTGTTTTAGCGCTGGCACTAGGAACCTCATATCTAATTGTGAGGCGATAGTTGACAATGGTGCTCCATACTGGAACCCGTAACTGGGACTGCAATTTATATTGGCCGAATCTTGGAATGTTTGGTATGATAACACTTTGGACGGTTGAGCATTGAACGGTTCCATAACAGTCATGACAATAGCTGTCGGTTCACCGAACGAATTTTGTGAGCGATATAAAATTTGCCAAGATCTTTTTAGTTCATAAGTGAAACATATGTTGACAAGTTTGTTTGGCGTTGGTCTAGATCTGAGTATGGTTCCCAATGGAGCAGACTTGTAGTCAGGTGGTGCCAAATAAAATGGATCCCGATCTGGTGGCACAAGTGGGACCTGTAACGCATAGATACTTGTTGAAAGGAAAAACACGATGGCTGTTTTCCACATTAAAGAGTTCAAAGACAATGATTCGTGATTAACACCGGCCTTGATataaatatacaaaatagATGCAAAATGTAAGCATGGTAGCACTGGTTATTTTGTGGGGAAATGCATTCGAGCAATTTTATTAATTCCTAATCCTTTTGCAAGTGATTTCCAGCGACTTTAGAGATTTAGCGAATATTTCTTGTgctttccaaattgaaacatttgAACGATATATCTTGAAAATCCGACTACAAGGGAGTTTTTATCCTGCACTATGACGTACTCGTTTATTGAATCTAGTTCATTTATGCTGCTTTGTTCACTACTTTTTacccttcttcttcttctttttgttacTATTGCCCAGTGATGTATGTGCTGTAGGGGCAGGAGATGACTCGACTGCACCTTGATGCCCTGCACTTGTTTTCTTCCTATCCTTCTTTGTTGGCTTGTAATAActtctcaatttcaaaggcAACCATCTTTCATCGTCTAATTTAAATTCACCTTCAGGCTTAATCACCTTGTCCTTTCCAAATTTAGGAGAGCGCTTCCTTTTTGTGATTTTGCTTGATTTTTTAACCACTGACTGAGTTGGCTTGGTTTTGCTTGGtatcaattcatccaagTTGATGGATAAAATGTCTTCAATGGATTTGGACGACTCCAACTCTGAAACTGATGTCAAATTATcgtttgaatttgacaaaagAGAATTTATCAACTCATCATCCGGTTTTGAGCCATGTAAAAActcaaacaattgtttggAGCTATCACTGTTAAAACCGTAGTTCTTCATGGCAATAATCTTGGCACAATTGTAATAGTTTTCATCCTTGAATGCATCCCCTGTGGTGTATAATAACCTTTCAGTCAAGTTTGTAAGCAATGTCCTTAGtttattgatattgtgGGTAGCTTCATAAACATGTATAAGAGTTCCAATAAGCCCAGGAGAGAATTTAGGTTGATCTTGTGATTCCATAGCAAGTTTCTCCAAGAATGGTAaactttgatcaaaagaacCAGTTTGTGAATTGGCATAGACCAAGAGTAACACTGCCGCTTCCTTTAGATCCGATTTAGACTCTTTTCGAATATACCGTACCAACTTTCTACCCACTGGTTTGttttttcctcttttgaGACTATTGTAGCTGACATCATTCCTGGACAAGACTTTGTAAGCCGCTGAAACCAATCCAAGATTAAGACACGATTCTGAGTTTAATTGGTTGGTGGACAATGTACCAGTGGCAAATCTCAAGACTAAActgtttttcaaaaacgaCTCCAACTGAAGCAAGGTGATCTTTTGCTTCAGTTGTCGAATAGTTTCATAATAGTTTAATTGTCTGTCAATGAAGTTTGCATCATCAATAGTCTTTTCTGACTGAAtgttatttttcaaaatcaatttgagcAATGTATCATGTACATTGTCAATGTTCACACCAAACAAGATTTCATCACTCTTTGCTTTTTTACCCTGTACTTGATAAACATAAGCAATTGTCAAATTAATTGGAAGTAATTCAGTCTCAAGGTCTTCATCAGTTAAGTTATTTTCAGAGCACACTTTGTGGGCTTGttgcaacaattgcaaagCTTTAACGTAGTTCgcttttgcaatttctaTAAAAGCCTCATTGAATAACATGTCATAGTTGGAGGAATCCAACTCCGAGCAAGATCTTGTCACCGATGTCTCATCGGTTTGGAAAATCAACTGTGAAATAATTGCTTGTTCATTGACTAATAGATCACTTTGATTGTCAGACGATgcattgatcaattctttaTACAAGCTCAAGGCTTTTTGATAATCACCAATTTTATAATGGGTCTGCGCCAAGACATGTTTCAATCCTGTTTGCACTTGTCTAGACTCAATTTTGGGTTGGTATTTTTCATAGAGTTGCAATATTTCTCTTGATTTCCCAATCTTGTAATAAACGTATGTGATTTCTAAAATCAATGGCTCAATTAAATTTTCGGGGACTTTAGAAATGATTTTGGTGGCTTGTTCATATTGGtccaaattgatcaatgcCACAAGACAATTCTTAAACGATTGCAAATcgttgaaatttttcactttggACAAGTATTCAAACGATACTTGATAAATGTGTTTGAATTCTGATGGTGAGGAGTCACTATCTACCTTCAAGCTTTTGAAAGCGTCTACTACTGACCCACTCATGACGACACTCTATGCTGACTTTTAACACTCAAGTTGTTCgttgtatttttttttcgaaTTTTTTCCACCAAAACGTCGTCATTgtgaaaaatgaaaattcTGCGAGACTGATTGAGCTACCGAAGGACATCAGCTTGTTCTCCGTACTTCAAATATGTTCAGATCCCATACCAAGTTGACCTGCAGACCAGTAAGGCTTTTATCACAAACTACTAAAGTCCCATTTCAAGTCAGAAACTCCGTCCTTGACAAGCATAGATTAGAACaggatgttgttgaatcaccaacaaataTGGCTCAAGAATCACATTTGCCAGTGATAGAGCAAGACTTGAAAATCAAACCTCGTCAACCAAAAGCCAAAGCTCCATTTTTGTCAAAAGCTGAGGATGACCCAAACAATGCTAGGCTATCTTCattcaaagaaaagattggTCAGTGGATCGTATCTACATTTTCCGTTGATATGGATAAGTCCAGAAGTGGACCTGTTGCAGGTGGGATTTACTTTGGTGAATGTAAAAGACAAGCGTTAGTATACCCAGATGAACCAATGAGTGATTCGGCCAAATTTTACTTCCAAACTTTGGGGTTGCCTGTATCATTTTCCCAACAAGTACAAATTACTATTTTACATTATTGGATTCTTTCAGTCAGGATGAGAGCTCTACCTTTCAAATATGCTAAACAGTATCAACAGAAATTAGTTGATCGTATTTTCGAAGATTTGCTGTCAAGAATGACCACTGAATTGGGTATAAAATCAGGAAGATTGATTGAAGgatatttgaaagattaCCACACGCAATTATTAGGAAGTGTGTTGAGTTATGATGAAGGATTACTGACTGATGATATAACATTAGCTGCTGCATTATGGAGAAATGTATTCAACGCTAATGGTAATGTCGATATAAGGCATGTTGAGGCATTATTAGTGTATGTGAGATCACAATTGTATGTGTTGAATAAAATGACTGATAGAGCATTTGGGTTTGGTAAGTTTAAATTTGTGCCCCCAGATCAAGTAGTACAACCAATTTCCAAGCAACAAGAGGAGTTGATTAAACAAAAGACTAAGGAAGAGTTTGCCAGTATGACTTTACCATCTCAGAAATCTGTTTTATCAATGGATGAATAACCTCATTAACGATGTACATAGAAAGAataatatatatttatttatAACCTACAATTATCCTTTGTCCAATCATTTCCCTTCATGCCTCTGATCATTACATGCATTACTGCACAGTCCTTTCCTTCGACTCCTGATTTATTACCCAATACTATTTGCTCAACCAAATGAAATCCAAATCGTTCATATATGGGAATATTGACAGGTGATGAACTCTCCAAATAAGTCAAGGCGCCACCGTCACAATCAATGTAGTTGCTAAACATGtaatcaaataattttcGTAAATTACCTTTACCGCGAGCAGCAGCAGTTGAACCAACGTACACTAACGTGTATACATCTTTACCTCTAAATCGTTTATCGGTTCCTGTAATTCTATCAAAACTATCATGCAAAAGTGGCATCAACCCTTGAAATATTTTATCTCTTccatcaacaccaaataaATCCCATACTTTATCATATCCTGATTCCATTAAATGGCTGAAAGACTCCAAACCTTGCTCAGCACTAGTTGGGGTTGACCAAATACTAACTGTTTCAAACAGCAGTGCCGTTTCTCCTTGACCAAATACTAGTCCTTTTGTCATGTGTTGTCGTAAATACGCCTCGAATAAAGCCAATTCGCATTGCCTGCGTTTTGCCGCATCTTTGACGTGATAGACCAAGTAATTCGATAATGGGTCCTCTTTAAACGCGTCTAATAAGGCCGATGCAGCCTTGGGAACATCATCATAAGTTAATTGGCGGACGTCAGATGATACAGTCTGCGATCTCAAGGGCATGATATTcgatttgattgttgttgtagaCATGCTAGATATTGTATGAAGTGACGAATCTGATTATGAATACACATCAACCACTACATAGTTTGCTATTGCGGATCAGTCTTTGTATAAATAGCATTAATGTTAAGCGTTATGTTGTGTGATTTGTATACATGCGCATTTGCTGTGTTGCAAATGTTAAAAGGGAAATAGCGCATCTGACAATTGCCAAATTGGGGAGTCAATGCTCCACTTCTAATAATAGTATGCTCCTTTCCCCATTTCTTTATAAAAGCCTGACATCACTAATATGGTAACTAGTTGTTTCCGCTTTGCGATATGTACTCCACAATGAGGTGACTTATTACCATTACCTGTGGTTAACTTATAGTTTCTTTCATGGCATACACCACTGAAGCTATCATCTTGTCGTAGAAATCTGTTTCAGTTGTCATAGAAATCTTTTTGCGACAAACGCATCCGAACCATCGGAGAGATGAACAACTCTTGATAATCAGGCAAAGAATTATCTACTTCACTCAGTcacatcaatcaaataaaaGAT
This region of Candida orthopsilosis Co 90-125, chromosome 6 draft sequence genomic DNA includes:
- a CDS encoding hypothetical protein (two adjacent ORFs in C. orthopsilosis correspond one gene in C. parapsilosis); this translates as MKQTILKPLRTVRNALWGVPPSDPKERRYLFKLDTFVLTYVCLLYWVNYLDRANIANAYVSGMREELNLSGKDFNVINTIFYIGYIITMIPHNLILLKIRPRYWLTFCASAWSLLTLGSTK
- a CDS encoding Srp72 protein (S. cerevisiae homolog SRP72 has sequence has in protein targeting to ER and localizes to signal particle, endoplasmic reticulum targeting), which translates into the protein MSGSVVDAFKSLKVDSDSSPSEFKHIYQVSFEYLSKVKNFNDLQSFKNCLVALINLDQYEQATKIISKVPENLIEPLILEITYVYYKIGKSREILQLYEKYQPKIESRQVQTGLKHVLAQTHYKIGDYQKALSLYKELINASSDNQSDLLVNEQAIISQLIFQTDETSVTRSCSELDSSNYDMLFNEAFIEIAKANYVKALQLLQQAHKVCSENNLTDEDLETELLPINLTIAYVYQVQGKKAKSDEILFGVNIDNVHDTLLKLILKNNIQSEKTIDDANFIDRQLNYYETIRQSKQKITLLQLESFLKNSLVLRFATGTLSTNQLNSESCLNLGLVSAAYKVLSRNDVSYNSLKRGKNKPVGRKLVRYIRKESKSDLKEAAVLLLVYANSQTGSFDQSLPFLEKLAMESQDQPKFSPGLIGTLIHVYEATHNINKLRTLLTNLTERLLYTTGDAFKDENYYNCAKIIAMKNYGFNSDSSKQLFEFLHGSKPDDELINSLLSNSNDNLTSVSELESSKSIEDILSINLDELIPSKTKPTQSVVKKSSKITKRKRSPKFGKDKVIKPEGEFKLDDERWLPLKLRSYYKPTKKDRKKTSAGHQGAVESSPAPTAHTSSGNSNKKKKKKGKK
- a CDS encoding Cbp3 protein (S. cerevisiae homolog CBP3 has role respiratory chain complex III assembly and localizes to integral to mitochondrial membrane); translated protein: MFRSHTKLTCRPVRLLSQTTKVPFQVRNSVLDKHRLEQDVVESPTNMAQESHLPVIEQDLKIKPRQPKAKAPFLSKAEDDPNNARLSSFKEKIGQWIVSTFSVDMDKSRSGPVAGGIYFGECKRQALVYPDEPMSDSAKFYFQTLGLPVSFSQQVQITILHYWILSVRMRALPFKYAKQYQQKLVDRIFEDLSSRMTTELGIKSGRLIEGYLKDYHTQLLGSVLSYDEGLSTDDITLAAALWRNVFNANGNVDIRHVEALLVYVRSQLYVLNKMTDRAFGFGKFKFVPPDQVVQPISKQQEELIKQKTKEEFASMTLPSQKSVLSMDE